The following is a genomic window from Halobacterium sp. R2-5.
TGGCGTTCCTCAACAAGTGCACGCACTACTGCTGTGTCCCCGGCTACCGAACCTCGAACTACGAGGGTGCCGGCGACAAGATTTACTGCGCGTGCCACCAATCTGTGTACGACCCGTACAGCATCGTCAAGCGCAGCTTCACGGCGTACCCGCGCCCGGAGGACGGATAGATGAGCGTCGAACGCAAGGACGACCACGACCACGACGCGTGGCTGGAGGAGAAAGACCTCACGCCCATCGAGCAGACGTTCCTCACGACGCTCGTCTGGCTCGACAAGCGGCTGCGGCTCGTCGACTACCTCGAGCTGCTGGAGTCGCTTTACTACCGGGTCAACCTCCAGATGCCGAAGAGCCACACCGAGCAGTACAACCTCGACAACAAGTTCTGGTACTGGTACCCGCTGTACTCGCTGGGGTTCTTCTCGACGGTGGCGTACATCGTCGCGGCGATATCCGGCGCGTTACTCGGGTTCTACTACTCGCCGTCGACGGCCGCCGGCGCCGTCGACATCGAGGGTGCGACGGTCGCGTACAGCACCATCACCGTCATCATGACCGAGTTGAACTTCGGGTTCTTCATGCGGTCGCTCCACCGGTGGGCGGCGCAGGTGATGACCGCCGCGGTGTTCCTCCACATGCTGCGCGTCTACTTCACGGGCGCGTACAAGGAGCCCCGCGAGGTCAACTGGATCATCGGCATCATCCTGCTCAGCCTCACGATGGTCTTCGGGTACACTGGCTACCTGCTCCCGTGGGACCAGCTCGCGTACTGGGCCGGCCAGATTGGCGTCGAGATGGCGCTCTCGATTCCGCTCATCGGCGAATGGGTCGCACAGCTCGTGTTCGGTGGCTTCTCGCTCGGCCAGCCGACACTCCAACGCATGTACATCATCCACGTGTTCCTGCTCCCGTTCGTGGTGACGACGGTCATCGCCATCCACCTCGGACTGGTCTGGATGCAGGGCATCGCGGAACCCCACTAGAACAATGGCAGACGAACCCAACGACGACGCGGCGCGCACCGACGGCACGGGCATCGTTCCGCCGGACGACGAGACGCCGACGTGGCGCGAACGCAAGGAACGCACCACGGGGCTCTCCCGGCTGACGTACGAGTACTTCGAGCGCTCCCGGCGCGAGGACCAGGACCTCCGCGAGGAGTCCGACTACGTGGAACGCGACGTGCTCGCGTTCCCCGTCTGGCCTCACGAGCTCATCCGGAACCTCGCGCTCACGAGCTTCTTCGTCGGGATGATCTTCTTCCTGGCGGCGACGCTGCCGCCCCACCTGGGGGCGCCGGCGAACCCGAGCCAGACGCCGAGTATCATCCTGCCGGACTGGTACCTCTACTGGTCGTTCGGCCTGCTGAAGCTCGGTCCGCTGAACCCCGACCTCGCCATCCTCGGCGGGGACAAACTGATGGCCGACCGCACGTACGGCGTGCTCGCGAACGTCGTGGTAGTCGGGTTCATCGCCATCGTGCCGTTCCTCAACAAGGGGAGCGCGCGCCGTCCCGTCGAGCAGCCGTTCTGGGCGGCCGTCGGCGTCATGGGCGTCGTCTTCGCGGTGCTCATCAGCGCGCTGTCCATCAAGAACCTCACCCCCATCGACCCGCACCTGCTGTTCGACCTGACGTTCCTCGTCCCGCCGGTCGCGGGCGGTATCGCGTACGCGATATTCAAGACGATGCGCGAGGGGTACATGTACGACCTCAACCGCCGGTACTACAAGCTCCGCCCGCCGAAGTAACCGGTTTCTCGTCCCGCCTCGACGCCGCTCTTCGCTCGTTTTGCTCTCCTCCGTTCACCTACCCGGCGCCGCCGCTCGTGTCGACCGCGAGAGTGAAGTGTCGGCCGGACGTTCCTCCGACTAATGGGTGACGACGAACGCGGCCGGGAGGTGGTCGTGCCCGACCGGCTGTACAAGTCAGTGACCGTCTTCTCCACGCTGTTCGCCATCGTCGCCGTCGTCCTCGGGTTCGTCTCGCTGGACTCGGCGACGAACGCGGGCCGCGCTGCGCCGAGCGAGGTGAACGTCGTGCTCGCCGTCCTCGGCGTCGGGCTCATCGCAGCGGGCGGTCTCGTGTACGCGTTCTCCTCGCGGTTCCGCGCCAGCGGAATGGCAAAGGATAAAGACAGCGGCGACGAACCTTCAGATAATGGCTGACGAGTTCGCGAAAGGGCTCGGCCTGTTGACGGGCGCGGGCCTCATCTGGATGGTGCTTGCGGGCTGGTACAAGACGCCGAGTTTCACCGGTGCACAGCTCACGGGCGCGCCGCCGAGCGACCTCTCGATGCTCGGCGAGCTCGCGGTGATACTGCTCGAGTCGATGTTCTGGCTGGCGGTCTTCGGCGCCATCCTGTTCTGGGTCGGCGTGCCGCTCGGCCGCGAGGCGTACGCGCGAGTGTCCGGCGAGTAACCGGCGACCGTTCTTCTTCCGCCCGAGTCACCAGCGGTAGCGCGCTCGATTCGACAGCGAGTGCTCCGCGTCTCGGTCGGCAGTCGGGCGGAGCGACGGCGAGAACAGCGGGGGTTCGACGTCGACGCGTCGCTCGCTCGGAAGAGAACGCGAGAGGAGAGGGCCGCCTCAGACGACCTGCGCCCAGTACGGCTTGATGAGGAAGAACACCGAGAGGTAGGCGGCGTACAGGAACGTGAACGCCGCGGCGACGAGCGCGCCCTTCGGGGCTTCGAGGTCGTAGCCCTCGCGCGCTTCGACCTTGCGGGCTTCGACCTCGAAGAAGTCAGCGATGAACGTGCTGAGCACGAGAATGGACAGCACCATCCCGCTGTGGTGGTGCAGGGTCAGGTAGTAGAAGCTCAGCAGGACGAGCCCCCACGTCGTGAACGCGTGGAACGGGTGCCAGGAGATGGCGTCCGCGCCGTCCTCGGCCTGCTGCTCGTGGGCAGCGTGGGCGACGCGCCGGCTGACGAAGTTCAACACGACCATGAGCAACACGACGTACTCGATGTAGGGCGCGAGTATCGCGTCGAGTGGCCCGAAGAGCGTGACCGATGGAACTGCCATAGGCGTTGCTCGGTCTGTCGCGGTATTATGTCTTTTCCAATGCGCTCACGCGAAACCCGCGGGTCGAGACGCCGCGACGACCGCGACTTCGAACGGGGCCCCCCAGTCGAGTTCGACGGGGACGCCGGGCTCGGCGAGTCCGTGCTCGCGACCGTCGACGAGTAGTGCGACGTCGGCGTCCTCGCGGACGACCTCCAGCGACGCCGGCGCGTCGAGCACCCACTGCGTGCGCTCGACGCGGAACGGTGAGATGGGGACGACTGCGAGCGCGCCGGCGTCCGCGGACAGCAGCGGCCCGCCGGCGTCCGCAGCGTACCCGTGGCTGCCCGCGGGCGTCGCGACGACGACGCCGTCCGCGCGCACCTCGTCCACGCTGCGGCCGCGCGTGGCGACCGCGTACTCGGAGATGCGCGCTGGTTCGTCGGTCACGAGCATCACGTCCGCGAGCGCGCGCACGTCCGCCTCGCCGGCGGTGACCGACAGCGTCGGCCGCTCGCGGACCTCGTAGTCGCCGGCCGCGAGCGCGGTGAGCGCGTCCGGGAGGTCGTCTCGTTCGACCCCACCGTACTCGCGGCCCGCGGCGACCGGGAGCACGGACGTGCTGCCGGGCCGCTCGGCGTGCTGCCCGCTCGTGGATGCGGACGCGGCGGTCTGGTGGACGCCGACACCGGCGGCGAGCGCGTCGAGGACCGCGGCCTCCCCGATGGCGGCGACGACGTCGACCGCGCTCTCGTCGAGCGCGGCCTCGCCGGTTACCGCCTCGCTGCCGGCGTCCCGTATCGCGTCCGCGGCGCCGTCCGCGCCGTCGCCGAGCACGCCGACGCGCGCGGTCACCGCGCCACCCCGCGCCGAGTCGTCTCGCTCATCGTCGGAACGCGGGGCCGGCAGTCGCAAAAAGGCTACGGGCTGGGCGCGTCAGTACGGCCAGTCGCCGGTGATCTTCATGCCCTCCGCGAGGTCCTCGGCTTCGAGGGCGGCGGCGACGTCGGCCTCGCTGGCGTGCGCGACGGCGAACCCGTCGTCGGCGAGTTCGACGGCGAGCGCCGTGAGCAGAATCGCCTGCTCGCGGAACGTCCGGGCCTCCAGCTTGTCGAGCGTGTCGGCGTGCGTGTGTCCCCAACCGCGGCCCGCGCCGTCGGTCTGGCTGGTGACGTGGTAGCCGGGGACGCCGTGCTGGACGTACTCCCAGTGGTCGGAGTGGGGCCCCATCTCGGGCGTGATGGAGACTGGATGGTCGAAGCGGTCGGCGACCTCGCGGACGGCGTCGCCGAGCGCGTCGAAGTGGTGCGTGTAGAACTCGAGCGTGCGCCCGGCGACGACGCCGTCGAGGTTCAGCACCGCGCGGACGTCGTCGCGGTCGCGGTTCGCGGCGTCGTACGCGGCTCCGACGAGGCCGACCTCTTCGGCGCCGAAGCAGACGAAGCGCACCTGCGTGTCGAGTTCGTCCTCGCGGTCGGCGAGCGCGTGCGCGAGCTCGACGACCATCGCCGTTCCCGCGCCGTTGTCCATCGCGCCCTCCGCGATGTCGTGGGCGTCGACGTGGCTCGTCACGAGCAGCTCCTCGTCCGTCTCCGGGCCGAGGGTCGCGTGGACGTTCTGGCTCGTCGCGTCTCCGACCTCGGCGCTCACGGAGACGCCGACCGTCTCCCCGTCGTACTTCCGGCCGAGGCGCGCGCCGACCTCCTTGGAGACGCCGACGGCGGGAACCTCGCCGAGCGGCTGCTCGCTGGTGCCCACGCTTCCCGTCGGCGGGAGCCGGCCTTCGACGTGATTCCGGTAGACGAACGCCGCGGCGCCAGCCTCGACGGCGTGGTAGTACTTCTCTCGCCGGTGGAGGTAGCGGTCGTACCAGCCCGGGACGTCGGAGGCCACCATCACCACTTTGCCGTCGAGGTCGGTCTCCTCGAAGTCGTTCGGGAGGCCGTAGCCGAGGTCGACGAACTCCCCGGCGACGTCGCCGTTCGGGCTGCGCGGCAGGGCGATGCACTCCTCGGCGCCGGCGGGCGTCTCGACGGCGCTGTCGCCGCGCGTCCAGCCCTGGATCTCGAACTCGTCGAGGGCGGCGTCCCCACAGGCCGCCGCGAGCGCGTCCCGCGTGGCTTCCGCGGCCTCGCGCTCGCCCGGCGTCCCCGCCATCCTGTCGCGGACGTCCACGAGGGCCTCGAGGTGGCGCCAGCCGGTGTCGCTGGTGAACACGTCGCCAATCCAGTCAGTCATGGTCGACCGGACGCCGACCACGCCGTAAGTCGTTTCGGAAGGAGAAATCGCAGCGGGGCGCGCGTGCAGCGCGCCGACTCTCGTTTACAGGTCGCCTTCGTCCTTCAGCCCCTCGATGACGTCGTCGACGAGGGACTCGGGGTCGTCGTAGGGGAACTCGGCGCGGCTGGAGAGCTTCGTCGCGAGCTCCATCGCCGTGAACGACTTGTCCCCGGCCTCGAACGTCGTCGACGGGCCGTTCGGGAGCGCGGGAACGAGGCCCATCTGGTTCTTCACGGGGTAGTCGGCGCCCGAGAACGCATCGAGGAGTTCCTGACGGAGTTCAGCTTCGACGTCTGCCATGTCTAAACGTGGACAGCCACTGGGCAAAAGGGTTCTGGAACCCTCGACGCCGTGCGGAGAGTTTCCTCGGTGGTTCCCGTGGTGGCCCGCCGCGACGCGACCCTCTGGGGCAGCGAGGAGTACGCGCTCCGCCGCTCGCCTTATCAACACCCCCACATCTTCGGCTCGCAGTTGAAGGGGACTCCGGCCGTCGGTTCGAGTATGACTCCGGACGCCCGCGAAACGGGCGCGTCCTGCAGCGCGTGGGACAACTCCCGCTGCGAGGGGACGGCGTACTGCCAGCCGCGCTGCCCGCGCGTCTTCGACGACGACGGCCGCGCCTACGTCGTGCGTCCGGTCGCCGACGGCGATCGAGAGCCGCTGCTCGACATGTACGACGTGATGGACCTGGCGTCGACGACGCTCGGCCTGCCGCCGCGGACCCGCGAGCGGACGGAGCGGTGGCTGGACGGCCTCGCGGGCGACGGCCTCGACCTCCTCGCCATCTCCGGGGACCGCGTTCTCGGGCACGTCGCCGCCGCGCCCGTGAGCGCCGACGACCGCGAACTCGTGGTGTTCGTCCACCCCGACGAGCGCGGCCGCGGCGTCGGCACCGAGCTCCTCAAGCAGCTCGTCGCGTACGCCGACGCTGACGGCTGCGAGTCGCTGGTCCTGACCGTCGACAGCGACAACGAGCGCGCCGTCCACGTCTACGACAACCTCGGGTTCGACGTCGCCGAGCGGCTGCGCCGCGAGCTCACGATGACACTCGACCTCGACGCGGCGATCGCCGAGCGCGTGCAGGCGCCCCCAGCCGAGCGCGCTGACGACGCCTGAGTCGGCACGCCGTCCTCCGGGGCGTTCCAAACCAAAGTATTCAGTACCCGGTACCCCCTAGCCCCGGGCATGAACTCCGATGCAGACGAGCGGGTGACGCGCCGCAGGTTCCTCCGCGCGGGCGCCGGCGCCGCAGCTGCGGGAGTCGCCGCGACCGGGACGGCCGCCGCACAGGAAGACGGCGGACCGACTGTCGTCACCGTCGGGCCGGGCGGCAGCAACGTCTTCGAGCCCGAGACGGCGTACGTCCAGCCGGGCGGTACCGTCCGCTGGGTGTGGGACAGCAGCGGCCACAACGTCGTCGCGGAGTCGACGCCGTCGGGCTCCGACTGGAGCGGCCACGAGCCCCTCGAAGACTCCGGCTTCGAGTACGAGCACACCTTCGAGACGGAGGGGACCTACGAGTACGTCTGCACGCCGCACGCCGCCCTCGGCATGGAGGGCGTCATCGAGGTCACGGAGAACCCGCCGGAGAACACCGGCTTCCAGTCCATCCTCCCGGACAGCGCGAAGAACCTCGCCGTCGCCGGCACCGGCACGATGGCGTCCGTGCTCGGCCTGACCTACCTCTTCATGCGGTACGGCGGCGACTACGAGGGCGACCTCGACGAGTAACGCTTCTCAGACCGTCACCCACTCGCGGCGGTCGTCGCTGCGCTCGACGGCGTCCAGCAGCCGCTGGGCCGCGAGGCCGTCCGCGAAGTCGGGCGCGAACTCGCCGTCGCCCACGATAGCGGACAGGAACTCGCTGTTCTCGTGGACGAACGTGTGCTCCCAGCCGAGCACGTGACCGGCCGGCCACCAGTGCTCGCCGTAGGGGTCGTCGTCGTCGGTGACGAGCACGCGCTCGAACCCGCGGCCGTCACCGCGGTGGACCTCCAGTTCGTTGAGCCGCTCCAGGTCGAAACGCACCGCGCCGTCGGAGCCGTCGATTTCGAACGTGTGCCCGTTCTTCCGGCCGGCCGCGTACCGCGTCGCCTCGAACGTCCCCATCGCGCCGTTCGCGAACTCCGCGTGCGCGGCGAACGCGTCGTCGACGGTGACTGGGCGCGGCTCGCTCTCGCCCTCGGGGACGCGCTCGTCGACGAACGTCTCGCGGTGGCCGCTGACGGCCTCGACGTCGCCGACGAGGAAGCGCGCGAGGTCGAAGCTGTGCGCGCCGAGGTCGCCGAGCGCGCCCGACCCTGCGGAGTCGGCGTCCAGCCGCCACGTCCACGGCGCGTCCGCGTCCGTCAGCCAGTCCTGGAGGTAGCGGAATCGCACGTGGCGTATCTCGCCGAGTGCGCCGTCTTCGACGAGCTGTTTGGCGTACTGAATCGCGGGCACGAACCGGTAGTTGAAGCCGGTGGCGGCGACGGCGTCGCTGTCGGCGGCCGCCTCAACCATCCGCTCGGCGCCCTCGACGGTCGGCGCGAGCGGCTTCTCGCAGAGCACGTGGACGCCCGCGTCGAGCGCCGCGACGGAGGGCTCCACGTGGACGCTGTTCGGGCCGAGGTTGTAGAAGACGTCCACGTCGTCGATTGCGTCCCGCCAGTCCGTCGCCACGCGGTCGAAGCCGAGGCGGTCGGCGGCCTCTCGGGCGGCCGTCTCGTTCCGGCCGACGAGCACGTCCAGCGAGACCTCGGGGGCGTCCGGGAAGAACTGCGGGAGCGTGCGGAGCGCGTTCGCGTGCGCGTCCCCCATGAACCCGTACCCGAGCATCCCTACCGAGAGCGGTTCGTCGGTCACTGCCCCGAGCACCTCCCCACACTTCCGTCGCGTCGTGTCATAGACGCGAGTTCACTCGCCGCCGGATAAACGTTGCCGGTCAGTAGGTTTCGACGTCGAGTTCGACCGGCCGGCGTTCGCCCTCCAGGTCGGCGACGACGCGCTCGACGACGCGCTCGCCCTCCTCGATTACCTTGTCGACGACCTTGTCGACCACCATCTCCAGCGACACGAGCGCGGGCAGGTTGAGTACGCCCTTCGCACTCCCCTTGTCGTACGTGACGACGAACGTCACCCGCGAGCCCTCGTCGGTCTCGGCGACCTCCCAGCGGCCGTGGGCGTCGATGCCGTCCACGAGCTCCCAGTCGATTCGCTCCGGTTCCTCGGTGTCGGTCACGCGCGAGCGGACCGTGTGCGACAGTTTCCACCACGCGAACGTCAGCTCGTACTCCGTGCCCGAGCCGCCCTCGCCGTGCTGGGTGACGGACTCCAGGTACTCGGAGTACTTGGCGTACCGCGGGAAGCCCGCGACGAACGCGTACGCTTCCTCGGGCGGCACGCGGACGTCCGTGCTCACTTCGACCGTGTTCACACCCCGCCTTCGACACACAGCGGGAAATGTCTACTGAGGCGACGGATGGACCGCGGCGTTTGTAACGGTCCGGCGCTAACCGCCGGCCATGACGGAGAACGTCGCCGTGGTCGGTGGCGGGCCCGCGGGCCTGACCGCCGCCATCTACACCGCACGCGCCGGCCTCGACACGACTGTCTACGACGCCGGCGAGCCGATTCTCGCGCGCAACGCCCACCTGGAGAACGTCCCCGGCTTCCCCGCGGGCGTGAACGCCCGGACGTTCCTCGACGCGACGCGCCAGCAGGCCGAGGAGGCGGGCGTGGAGTTCGTCGAGGCGAACGTCGAACGCGTCGAGGAGGCCGACGACGAATTCCGCGTCGAGACGGACGCCGCGGGCGCTGCCACCGCGGACTTCGTCGTCGCGGCGTCGTGGCCCGACATCACCTATCTCGACGGGTTCGAGCTGTCCCGCATCGACCGCGGGTCGAAGACGATGCTCGACGTCGACGAGTTCGGGCGCACGGACGTCGACGGCGTCTACGCCGCCGGCCGCGTCGCCCGGCAGTACCACCAGACCGTCGTCGCGGCCGGCCACGGCGCTACTGTGGGGCTCACGGTCGTCGAGGACAGCGACGTCGCGTTCTACCACGACTGGGTCGCCCCGGAGGGCTACTTCACAGGCCGCGACCGCGACGTGCCGCCGGGGTGCGAGGAGATCGACGAGGACGAACGCCGCGAGCGCGAGCGGGAGAGCCTCGAAGCGCTCGCCGCGCTCTCGCCCGCGGAGCCGCCGACGATGCACCCGAGCGTCGCGGACGACGACTGACCAGCCTATTTATAGTCGGGAGCGCGAACCCTCGGTGAATGCTCTCCGGAGTGAACGTCGCCCTCGGGGTCACGGGCAGCATCGCGGCGGTGAAGGTCGTGGAACTCGCCCACGAGCTCCGCCGCCGCGGCGCGAGCGTGCGGGCCGTGACGACCGAGAGCGCGCGGGGCATCGTCCATCCGTGGGCGGTCGAGTTCGCGACGGACAACCCCGTCGTCACCGAGATTACGGGTAGCGTCGAGCACGTCGAGCTCTGCGGCCGCGACGGCTGGGCGGACGTCTTCCTCGTCGCGCCGGCGACCGCGAACACGGTCGGGAAGATCGCGGGCGCGATCGACGACACGCCCGTGACGACGTGCGCGACGACCGCGCTCGGCGCCGACGTGCCCGTCGTAATCGCGCCCGCGATGCACGAGCCGATGTACGACCACCCCGGGGTTCTGGACGCCATCGAGCGCGTGGAGTCGTGGGGCGTCGACTTCGTCGACCCGCGCGTCGAGGAGGGGAAAGCGAAAATCGCGACCGAGGAAGCCATCGTCCTCGACACCGCGCGGGCCGCCGGCGAGACGCCGCTCGACGGCGAGCACGTGGTCGTCACTAGCGGCGCGACCAGCGAGCCGATCGACCCCGTGCGCGTGCTCACGAACCGCGCGTCGGGCCGGACGGGGCGCGCCATCGCCGCGGGCTGTTACGTCCGCGGTGCCGACGTCACGCTCGTCCACGACGGCGGCAACGTCCCGTACGCGGACACCGTCGAGGTCGAGACCGCCGAGGAGATGCTGGCGGCGACCCGGGAGGCGTGCGCTGACGCCGACGCCCTGGTTTCGGCGGCCGCCGTCAGCGACTACACCGTGGACGCCAGCGACGAGAAGATCCGCTCCGGGCAGGAGCTCACGCTCGACCTGGAGCCGACGCCGAAACTCATCGACGAACTCCGGGACGACCACCCCGACCTCCCCATCGTCGGGTTCAAGGCCGAGACCTCGGGGGACGACGCCGCGATGGTCGACGCCGCGCGCGAGACGCTCGAACGCGTCGACCTCTCGTTCGTCGTCGCGAACGACGCCAGCGTGATGGGCGACGCGGACACTCGCGTGCTGTTCGTCACCCGCGAGGACGCCACCGAGTTCGTCGGCAGCAAGCGCGCGCTCGGCCTGCGAATCGCCGACGACCTCGCCGCCCTCGACTGACAGCCACCGGACGGTTTCGCCGGTAGCACCACCGCAAACCGAAGGTATCATCATACGGCGAACCCACTCGCCGAACACGAAAATGACGATAGCTACGCGGCCGCGGACGGCGCCGTGGCGCGAACCACGGGGGGTGACCTGATGGGCGACGGCGACCTGCTCGTTCCGGTCGGCGACTCGGTGACGGTCCGGAAGACGGTCGCGTACGTCGCCGAGCGCGCGGCCGACGCGCCGGGACGGCCGACGCTGCACTTCGTCTACCCGGTCTCAGAGCGCTTCGACACCGGCGACGACCACGCCGAGACCGCCGAGGGCGAGGACCTCCTCGAACGCATCGAGGTGTGGGTCGAGGAGGACCTCTCCGAGGAGGCCAGCGCGGTCGACGTCCGGACGGCGACCGTGGGCCGTGACGAGTACCTCTTCAACCCCAGCGACTACGCGGACGTGCTCGTCGACTACGCCGACGCACACGGCGTCGACACGGTCGTCCTCGACCCCGAGTACAACCCGCTCGGGATGGCGCCGCTGCTCCCGCCGCTGGAGCGCGAACTCGAGGCCGCCGGGCTCGACGTCGACCTCGCGCCCGTCGAGCGGCCGACCCGCCGCAGCCCGCTCACGCGGGCCGCCGGCCTCGGCCAGTTCGTTCTGCTGTTCTGTTCGACGTACGCGTTCTACCTGCTCGTGTCGGGGACGCTCTCGACGTTCGACCTCGCGACCGGCGCCATCAGCGCGGGTGTCGTCTCGGCAATCCTCTGGCACATCGCCACGCGCGGCCGCGTCGACCCGCGACGGATCGCCGGCCGGGTCGCCCGGCTCGCGGTGTACGCCCCGTACCTGCTGTGGGAGATCGCGAAGGCGAACATCGACATCGCCCGCGTCGTCCTCCACCCGAAGCTCCCCATCGACCCGCGGATGGTGGAGTTCGACGCCGCGGTGTGGTCGGAGCTCCCCGCGGCGACGCTCGCGAACAGCATCACGCTCACGCCCGGGACGCTCACCGTCGACGTCACGCAGCGCCACTTCACGGTCCACAGCCTCACGAAGGGGGCCCGCGAGGACCTGCTCGACGGCGCGCTCGAACGCGCGGTCCGGTTCGTCTTCTACGGCCGGAGCGCCATGCGCCTCGCCAGCCCCGCCGAGCGCGGCGAAACCGCCGACGACACTGAGGGTGAGAACGCGTGACGCTCGTCAACGAAATCCTGTTCGGCGGCGTCGCGGCGTTCCTCGTGCTCTCGCTGGTCGTCGTCTACCGCGTCGTGCGCGGCCCGACGATGCAGGACCGGGTCATCGCGGTGAACGCCATCGGGACGAACATCGTCGTCATCATCGCGGTCCTCGCCGCGGCGACCGATAGCCCGTCGATGCTCGACATCGCCATCGTGTACGCGCTGCTGAACTTCCTGATGAGCATCGCCATCTCGAAGTTCACCGTCGAGCGGGGTGGTGTGCTGTGACGCCGCTGGAGATCGCCGTGCTCGCGCTCGTCGCGGGCGGCGTGTTCTTCACCCTCGTCGCGGCCGTCGGGCTGCTCCGGCTGCCCGACGTCTACACGCGCACCCACGCCGCCTCGAAGAGCGACACGCTCGGCGCCGCACTCACGCTCGCCGCGGTCGCGCTCACGTTCGGCGCCGACCTCTCCAGCGTGAAAGCCGCGCTGCTCCTCGTCTTCATGTTCATCACGAACCCGACCGCGGCCCACGCCATCGCGCGGGCCGCCGCCGACCAGGGCATCGACCCGTGG
Proteins encoded in this region:
- the coaBC gene encoding bifunctional phosphopantothenoylcysteine decarboxylase/phosphopantothenate--cysteine ligase CoaBC; protein product: MLSGVNVALGVTGSIAAVKVVELAHELRRRGASVRAVTTESARGIVHPWAVEFATDNPVVTEITGSVEHVELCGRDGWADVFLVAPATANTVGKIAGAIDDTPVTTCATTALGADVPVVIAPAMHEPMYDHPGVLDAIERVESWGVDFVDPRVEEGKAKIATEEAIVLDTARAAGETPLDGEHVVVTSGATSEPIDPVRVLTNRASGRTGRAIAAGCYVRGADVTLVHDGGNVPYADTVEVETAEEMLAATREACADADALVSAAAVSDYTVDASDEKIRSGQELTLDLEPTPKLIDELRDDHPDLPIVGFKAETSGDDAAMVDAARETLERVDLSFVVANDASVMGDADTRVLFVTREDATEFVGSKRALGLRIADDLAALD
- a CDS encoding monovalent cation/H+ antiporter subunit E gives rise to the protein MGDGDLLVPVGDSVTVRKTVAYVAERAADAPGRPTLHFVYPVSERFDTGDDHAETAEGEDLLERIEVWVEEDLSEEASAVDVRTATVGRDEYLFNPSDYADVLVDYADAHGVDTVVLDPEYNPLGMAPLLPPLERELEAAGLDVDLAPVERPTRRSPLTRAAGLGQFVLLFCSTYAFYLLVSGTLSTFDLATGAISAGVVSAILWHIATRGRVDPRRIAGRVARLAVYAPYLLWEIAKANIDIARVVLHPKLPIDPRMVEFDAAVWSELPAATLANSITLTPGTLTVDVTQRHFTVHSLTKGAREDLLDGALERAVRFVFYGRSAMRLASPAERGETADDTEGENA
- a CDS encoding cation:proton antiporter encodes the protein MTLVNEILFGGVAAFLVLSLVVVYRVVRGPTMQDRVIAVNAIGTNIVVIIAVLAAATDSPSMLDIAIVYALLNFLMSIAISKFTVERGGVL
- the mnhG gene encoding monovalent cation/H(+) antiporter subunit G, coding for MTPLEIAVLALVAGGVFFTLVAAVGLLRLPDVYTRTHAASKSDTLGAALTLAAVALTFGADLSSVKAALLLVFMFITNPTAAHAIARAAADQGIDPWTTDDEGGAE